One Pseudomonas sp. AN-1 genomic region harbors:
- a CDS encoding DUF6316 family protein — protein sequence MIGKRQQDMAPGSYYRTDRISAVNGQYFFATREGTLEGPFYTRVDAQQAANRYVVHMSNLQRRH from the coding sequence ATGATCGGCAAGCGACAGCAGGATATGGCCCCCGGCAGCTACTACCGCACGGATCGCATCAGCGCTGTCAACGGTCAGTATTTCTTCGCCACCCGCGAAGGTACGCTGGAAGGCCCCTTCTACACCCGCGTCGACGCTCAGCAGGCAGCCAACCGCTACGTAGTCCACATGAGCAACCTGCAGCGCAGGCACTGA
- the pap gene encoding polyphosphate:AMP phosphotransferase codes for MFESAEIGHQIDKETYDAAVPELREALLEAQLELRQQARFPVIILLNGIEGAGKGETVKLLNEWMDPRLIQVETFDQQTDEELARPPFWRYWRRLPPKGRTGVFFGNWYSQMLQGRVHGRIDDARLDQAIGTAVRFERMLCDEGALIFKFWLHLSKKQMKARLKTLQDDPLHSWRISPLDWQQSKTYDDFVRYGERVLRRTSRDYAPWYVVEGSDERYRSLTIGRILLEGLQAALQLQERPKRQPHAAPVAASIDNRGLVDSLDMTQSLDKDSYQQQLEAEQARLARLLRDKRMRRHALVAVFEGNDAAGKGGAIRRVTGALDPRQYHIVPVAAPTEEERAQPYLWRFWRHIPARGRFTMFDRSWYGRVLVERVEGYCSSADWLRAYNEINDFEEQLTDAGVVLVKFWMAIDQQTQLERFKEREQTAFKRFKITEDDWRNRDKWAHYIDAVNDMVDRTSTEIAPWTLVEANDKRFARVKVLRTLNEALEAAFARKR; via the coding sequence ATGTTCGAATCCGCCGAAATCGGCCACCAGATCGACAAGGAAACCTACGACGCCGCCGTGCCCGAGCTGCGCGAGGCGCTGCTCGAGGCGCAGCTCGAGCTGCGCCAGCAGGCGCGCTTTCCGGTGATCATCCTGCTCAATGGCATCGAGGGCGCCGGCAAGGGCGAGACGGTCAAGCTGCTCAACGAGTGGATGGACCCGCGGCTGATCCAGGTCGAGACCTTCGACCAGCAGACCGACGAGGAGCTGGCGCGTCCGCCGTTCTGGCGCTACTGGCGGCGCCTGCCGCCCAAGGGGCGCACCGGCGTGTTCTTCGGCAACTGGTACAGCCAGATGCTGCAGGGGCGGGTGCACGGGCGCATCGACGATGCCCGGCTCGACCAGGCCATCGGCACGGCGGTGCGCTTCGAGCGCATGCTCTGCGACGAGGGTGCGCTGATCTTCAAGTTCTGGCTGCACCTGTCGAAGAAGCAGATGAAGGCGCGCCTGAAGACCCTGCAGGACGATCCGCTGCACAGCTGGCGGATCAGCCCGCTGGACTGGCAGCAGTCGAAGACCTACGACGACTTCGTGCGCTACGGCGAGCGGGTGCTGCGCCGCACCAGCCGCGACTACGCGCCCTGGTATGTGGTCGAGGGCAGCGACGAGCGCTACCGCAGCCTGACCATCGGCCGCATCCTCCTTGAAGGGCTGCAGGCGGCGCTGCAACTGCAGGAGCGCCCCAAGCGCCAGCCGCATGCCGCCCCGGTCGCCGCCAGCATCGACAATCGCGGGCTGGTCGACAGCCTGGACATGACCCAGAGCCTGGACAAGGACAGCTACCAGCAGCAGCTGGAGGCCGAACAGGCGCGCCTGGCGCGGCTGCTGCGCGACAAGCGCATGCGCCGCCATGCACTGGTGGCGGTGTTCGAGGGCAACGATGCGGCGGGCAAGGGCGGGGCGATCCGCCGGGTGACCGGCGCGCTGGACCCGCGCCAGTACCACATAGTGCCGGTGGCGGCGCCGACCGAGGAGGAGCGGGCGCAGCCCTACCTGTGGCGCTTCTGGCGGCACATCCCGGCGCGCGGCCGCTTCACCATGTTCGACCGCTCCTGGTACGGCCGCGTGCTGGTCGAGCGGGTCGAAGGCTACTGCTCGTCGGCCGACTGGCTGCGTGCCTACAACGAGATCAACGACTTCGAGGAGCAGCTCACCGATGCTGGCGTGGTGCTGGTGAAGTTCTGGATGGCGATCGATCAGCAGACCCAGCTCGAGCGCTTCAAGGAGCGCGAGCAGACCGCGTTCAAGCGTTTCAAGATCACCGAAGACGACTGGCGCAACCGCGACAAGTGGGCGCACTACATCGATGCGGTGAACGACATGGTCGACCGCACCAGTACCGAGATCGCGCCCTGGACCCTGGTCGAGGCCAACGACAAGCGCTTCGCCCGGGTCAAGGTGCTGCGCACCCTCAACGAGGCGCTGGAGGCGGCCTTCGCGCGCAAGCGCTGA